Within Longimicrobium sp., the genomic segment GCCCTTTCGTCTGACCCGCGGGCCGATCGGATTGGCCCCGCTCTGCAGCTCCACGATGGCTCGCCGGATGGTGCTGCGCGCCAGCCCGGTCGCGGCCGAAGTCGCCGTCACCCCACCATGGCCAAGCGCCAGGGCCTCGTTGGCCGCGAACAGCCGTCGCCCGCGCTCATCCAGGAATTTGCAGGCTTGCTGATACCGTGTGCGGATGTCGTCGAGGTCGATCACCCCCACCGATTACGCCAGCGCGGCCAGCCACCGTCAGTCCCTTCCGGCTCTCAGCCACTGAGCCGCCATCACATCCGATTCAGTTATTCCGCGTCAGATCCTAACTTCATGGCCGACGTCTTCCAGAAGCAGGTCAGGTTCTGGGGCATGGCGCCGAGCTATGCCTTCGTCGCGGAACCCGAGACGAACGGCGTGATCGAGAGGCTCTTTCGCACGCTGAAAGAGCAAGCCGTCCATGGTCGCATCTTCCAGACCATCGAGGACGTGCGTGACGCCGTCCGGGCCTTCGTCGCCCGCTACAACGCCGAGTGGCTGATCGAGAAGAACGGCTATCGCAGCCCAGCCCAGATGCGCGCCGCCTGGCAGGAGGAAACCTTCAAGCGCGCCGCATAACGCAACCTATTGTCCAGACAGCCGGGTGCGGTACATGCGGAGCACGCTGTCCGGCAGAAGCAGATTTGAACTGCGATCCTCGTCACGTAAGACTGGCGCCCGCATTCCGAC encodes:
- a CDS encoding integrase core domain-containing protein; amino-acid sequence: MADVFQKQVRFWGMAPSYAFVAEPETNGVIERLFRTLKEQAVHGRIFQTIEDVRDAVRAFVARYNAEWLIEKNGYRSPAQMRAAWQEETFKRAA